Proteins encoded by one window of Marixanthomonas sp. SCSIO 43207:
- a CDS encoding DUF2062 domain-containing protein: MKTIEKHTTLSANSHTTQKLKYYNCCVLIPTYNNYKTLQRVLDGVLEYTDDVVLVNDGSTDETRKILSAYPQIEQIHIDKNQGKGYALKKGFKHAVSLGFEYAITLDSDGQHFASDIPIFINELDISENKNILLIGDRRMNEAEVLAQSRKGNKVSSFWVRAVTDIELHDTQSGFRLYPIKQMQSLSFFRNTKKFEFEVEVLVKAHWAGTLVKNVPIKVLYDLNERVSHFRPFMDIARITILIIWFLLVKYFYIRPRDFFRKVKQMGLRQFLKDEVLGSNDSPEKKAFSVGLGLLIGLSPLWGFHTVIVIFLAIVLKLNKVIAFAFSNISLPPFIPFVFLASLATGYWVLGQNEEVTLASVTNNFEVVTSLKAYFIGSIVLSVGAAIILGSLSYICFYLFDSKKVRTNG, encoded by the coding sequence ATGAAAACGATTGAAAAACATACAACTCTGTCTGCAAACTCTCATACAACGCAAAAATTAAAGTATTACAACTGTTGCGTGTTGATACCTACTTATAATAATTATAAAACCTTACAACGAGTTCTGGATGGGGTTTTGGAATATACAGACGATGTTGTTTTGGTTAATGATGGCTCTACAGATGAAACCCGAAAAATTCTTTCTGCATATCCTCAAATTGAACAAATTCATATAGACAAAAATCAAGGAAAAGGATATGCTTTAAAAAAAGGATTTAAACATGCTGTTTCACTAGGTTTTGAATATGCTATTACACTAGATAGTGACGGACAGCATTTTGCATCAGATATTCCAATTTTTATTAATGAATTAGACATTTCAGAAAATAAAAATATACTACTAATTGGCGATCGCAGGATGAATGAAGCCGAGGTGTTAGCTCAAAGCCGAAAAGGTAATAAGGTTTCTAGCTTTTGGGTGCGTGCAGTAACAGATATTGAGCTACACGATACACAATCTGGCTTCAGGTTGTATCCTATAAAGCAAATGCAGAGCCTTTCTTTTTTCAGAAATACTAAAAAATTTGAATTTGAAGTTGAGGTGCTTGTAAAAGCCCACTGGGCTGGTACATTGGTTAAAAATGTACCTATCAAAGTTTTGTATGACCTTAATGAACGGGTTTCGCACTTTAGGCCATTTATGGATATTGCTCGCATTACTATTTTGATTATCTGGTTTTTGTTGGTAAAGTATTTTTATATCCGTCCGCGTGACTTTTTCAGAAAAGTAAAGCAAATGGGGCTCCGGCAATTTTTAAAAGATGAAGTTTTGGGTAGTAATGATTCTCCAGAAAAGAAAGCGTTTTCTGTAGGGTTGGGTCTTTTAATAGGATTGTCACCTTTGTGGGGTTTTCATACAGTGATTGTTATTTTTCTTGCCATAGTTTTAAAATTAAACAAAGTAATTGCATTTGCTTTTTCAAACATTAGCTTACCGCCTTTTATTCCTTTTGTTTTTTTGGCAAGTTTAGCCACAGGCTATTGGGTTTTGGGTCAAAATGAAGAGGTGACTCTAGCAAGTGTAACCAATAACTTTGAAGTTGTTACTTCATTAAAAGCTTATTTTATTGGGAGTATTGTGCTTTCAGTAGGAGCGGCAATTATCTTGGGAAGCTTATCTTATATCTGTTTTTACTTATTTGATTCAAAAAAAGTACGAACTAATGGATAA
- a CDS encoding beta-ketoacyl synthase has product MNNEVAITGMGILSAIGNSVQENRRALLSSKSGLGTLKHIDSNHKNAIKVGEVSLTNSEIVKRLNLSEKNNFTRTALLGTLAAKEAMQQAKVSNYSDYKTGFISATTVGGMDMTENHWNQFASNSEVQKYISSHNAGDSTEKIADYFGITDYVTTISTACSSAANAIMLGARLLKAGKLDRVIVGGTDALSKFTINGFKSLMILSESNCKPFDANRSGLNLGEAAAYLVLESNKVVAEQNKKVLAYVSGYGNANDAFHQTASSKTGEGAFLAMEKALKTATLNATQISYINAHGTATQNNDLSESVALQRVFKEMIPSFSSTKPFTGHTLAAAGAVEAILSIIAIQENKVFANLGFQNQMPETGLYPVTQLENKEINHVLSNSFGFGGNCTSLIFSRP; this is encoded by the coding sequence ATGAATAATGAAGTCGCCATAACCGGAATGGGCATACTTTCTGCCATTGGTAATTCGGTTCAAGAAAATAGGCGCGCACTTCTTAGTTCAAAAAGTGGGTTAGGAACTCTAAAGCATATAGATTCTAACCATAAAAATGCTATTAAAGTAGGAGAAGTATCGCTTACTAATTCTGAGATAGTAAAAAGACTTAACCTTTCTGAAAAAAACAATTTTACGCGCACAGCATTATTAGGTACTCTGGCTGCAAAAGAAGCTATGCAACAAGCCAAAGTATCAAATTATTCAGATTATAAAACCGGTTTTATTTCAGCAACAACAGTTGGTGGGATGGATATGACCGAAAATCACTGGAATCAATTTGCTTCAAATTCAGAAGTTCAAAAGTATATTTCTAGTCATAATGCCGGCGATAGCACAGAAAAAATCGCTGACTATTTTGGTATTACAGATTACGTTACTACAATAAGCACAGCATGTTCATCTGCAGCCAATGCCATTATGTTGGGAGCCCGATTATTGAAAGCCGGAAAACTAGACCGAGTTATTGTAGGAGGAACCGATGCTTTGTCAAAATTTACCATAAACGGTTTTAAATCATTGATGATACTAAGTGAAAGCAATTGCAAACCCTTTGATGCCAACCGAAGCGGATTAAATTTGGGTGAAGCAGCAGCTTATTTGGTTTTAGAATCAAATAAAGTAGTTGCTGAACAAAACAAAAAGGTATTAGCATACGTAAGTGGTTACGGTAATGCTAATGATGCTTTTCATCAAACGGCCTCATCCAAAACCGGAGAAGGAGCATTTTTGGCTATGGAAAAAGCATTGAAAACAGCAACATTAAATGCCACTCAAATCAGTTATATAAACGCCCACGGAACCGCTACACAAAATAATGATTTATCTGAAAGTGTAGCGTTACAACGAGTTTTTAAAGAAATGATTCCTAGTTTTAGTTCAACAAAACCTTTTACCGGTCATACATTGGCTGCTGCCGGAGCGGTAGAAGCTATACTTTCAATTATAGCAATTCAAGAAAATAAAGTTTTTGCCAATCTAGGCTTTCAAAATCAAATGCCCGAAACGGGTTTGTATCCAGTTACACAGCTTGAAAATAAAGAAATTAACCATGTGCTTTCAAATTCGTTTGGCTTTGGAGGTAATTGTACCTCATTAATCTTTTCGCGACCATGA
- a CDS encoding MMPL family transporter has translation MDKVFYKLYLHFQKKKTFFFIVLIALSVGLAFVASKVSFEEDISKLIPSHSENKELQKVLKQVRFADKVVVTIKKESGTTESLIAYASALKEQLLPLKDDYIDKIQGVAEEESLFETMDFVYNNLPLFLSENDYNVIRKRISEDSISEKMKENYKTLTSPSGFITKKQTLRDPLHVTNLALNNLKNIGVEEGFKLKDGYIMTEDEQHILLFITPSFASSNSEKNAVFTEKLYQLQKQLNTEFESKVASKYYGAAFIAAANAKQIKQDIIVTIGIALTVLLIVFIVYYRSFWVPLILIFPTFFGALTSIAFLVLLRPQLSAISLGIGAILLGITLDYALHILTHIKNGEQGKELYKSITKPILMSSLTTALAFVCLLFVNSQALQDLGIFAAVSVVVASVVALLFIPQVYQHTFNASQTHTEWFSRFANYPLHKKPLFISVLVLLILVSCFSYNTVGFNKDLEQLNYKPEQLVNAEKELQSISNSISKSVYVVAYDASLEKALQHNDSIYHVLQVLQKDSKIDAFKSVGKLISSEKKQQSDIQKWNRFWHQERLNQVSKFIEQTSTSIGFKTDAFSGFNDLLTRKFKPLQLSDYPSFGSEMISDFISEERNFSTVTSIITLQKDQYKNIQEAFKGFKNTIIIDRKELNETLLSNLQRDFNTLIFYCLGIVILSLLLFYQNWRLALVTSLPICLTWLLTIGLMGLLQLEFNVFNSIISAFIFGLGVDYSIFITNALLQNSKIVLTTHKTAILLSLLTTILGVGVLIFAKHPALHSVALVSMIGVFSAVLIAFTIQPLLFKLLIFKKEIKHNGNN, from the coding sequence ATGGATAAGGTTTTTTACAAGCTGTATCTTCATTTTCAAAAAAAGAAAACATTTTTTTTTATTGTTTTAATTGCCCTTAGTGTTGGGCTGGCTTTTGTAGCCTCAAAAGTTTCATTTGAAGAAGATATCTCTAAATTAATTCCTTCCCATTCAGAAAACAAAGAGCTTCAAAAAGTACTTAAGCAGGTTCGCTTTGCAGATAAAGTAGTTGTTACTATTAAAAAAGAATCTGGCACAACTGAAAGTTTAATAGCATATGCTTCGGCATTAAAAGAACAATTACTACCTCTCAAAGATGATTACATAGATAAAATTCAAGGTGTTGCTGAGGAAGAGTCACTTTTTGAAACAATGGATTTTGTTTATAACAACCTTCCTTTATTTCTTTCTGAAAACGATTATAACGTTATAAGAAAAAGAATTTCTGAAGATAGTATTTCAGAAAAGATGAAAGAAAACTATAAAACCTTAACCTCACCTTCCGGATTTATTACCAAAAAGCAAACGCTTAGAGATCCATTACATGTAACCAATCTTGCATTAAATAACCTTAAAAATATTGGTGTAGAAGAAGGATTTAAGCTAAAAGACGGTTATATAATGACCGAAGATGAACAGCATATTTTGTTGTTTATTACTCCAAGTTTTGCTTCTTCCAATTCTGAAAAAAACGCCGTTTTTACAGAAAAGTTGTATCAACTTCAGAAACAGTTAAACACAGAGTTTGAATCAAAAGTAGCGAGTAAATATTATGGAGCTGCCTTTATAGCTGCTGCAAACGCCAAACAAATAAAGCAAGATATTATAGTAACCATAGGCATAGCGTTAACGGTTTTACTTATTGTTTTTATTGTTTATTATCGCAGTTTTTGGGTTCCTTTAATACTTATTTTTCCTACTTTTTTTGGTGCGTTAACATCAATTGCATTTTTGGTGTTGTTGCGGCCACAACTTTCGGCTATTTCTTTAGGAATTGGAGCTATTTTACTTGGGATTACCTTAGATTACGCTTTACATATTCTTACACATATAAAAAACGGAGAACAAGGAAAAGAGCTTTACAAAAGTATTACAAAGCCAATATTAATGAGTAGTTTAACTACAGCGTTGGCTTTTGTTTGTTTGTTGTTTGTCAACTCGCAGGCGCTACAAGATTTAGGTATTTTTGCTGCCGTAAGTGTTGTTGTTGCTTCGGTGGTAGCGTTGTTGTTTATTCCGCAGGTGTATCAACATACATTTAACGCTTCGCAAACACATACCGAATGGTTTTCTCGTTTTGCAAACTATCCTTTGCATAAAAAACCATTATTTATAAGTGTGCTCGTGTTATTGATATTGGTAAGCTGTTTTAGCTATAATACAGTAGGTTTTAATAAAGATTTGGAACAGTTAAATTACAAACCAGAACAGCTGGTTAATGCAGAAAAAGAACTTCAGTCAATTAGTAATTCAATTTCAAAATCGGTTTATGTTGTAGCATATGATGCTTCTTTAGAAAAAGCCTTGCAGCATAATGATTCAATTTATCATGTATTACAAGTGTTGCAAAAAGATTCAAAAATTGATGCTTTTAAGTCGGTTGGTAAGTTGATTTCATCAGAAAAAAAACAACAAAGTGATATACAAAAGTGGAACCGATTTTGGCATCAAGAACGACTTAATCAGGTTTCAAAATTTATTGAACAAACTTCAACATCAATTGGTTTTAAAACAGATGCTTTTTCAGGTTTTAATGATTTGTTGACGCGTAAGTTTAAACCATTACAGCTATCAGATTATCCTAGCTTTGGCAGTGAGATGATTTCAGATTTTATTTCAGAAGAAAGGAATTTTTCTACAGTAACATCAATTATTACATTACAAAAAGACCAATATAAAAACATTCAAGAGGCGTTTAAAGGCTTTAAAAACACTATAATTATTGATAGAAAAGAATTAAACGAAACCTTGTTAAGCAATCTTCAACGAGATTTTAATACATTGATTTTTTATTGTCTTGGTATTGTGATATTGTCTTTATTATTATTTTATCAAAACTGGAGGTTGGCCTTGGTTACTTCTTTGCCTATATGTTTAACGTGGTTGTTGACAATTGGTTTAATGGGATTGTTACAGTTAGAGTTTAATGTGTTTAATAGTATAATTTCGGCGTTTATTTTTGGGTTAGGGGTTGATTATAGTATTTTTATTACAAATGCTTTACTTCAAAACAGCAAGATTGTTTTAACCACGCATAAAACTGCTATTCTACTGTCGCTTTTAACAACCATTCTTGGCGTTGGTGTATTGATTTTTGCCAAGCATCCTGCATTGCATTCGGTTGCTTTGGTGTCTATGATTGGTGTTTTTTCAGCAGTATTAATTGCATTTACAATACAGCCTTTGTTATTTAAACTTCTTATTTTTAAAAAAGAAATAAAGCACAATGGGAACAATTAA
- a CDS encoding 3-hydroxyacyl-ACP dehydratase, translating to MLLPNLYEVVNKEVDKDEAVSVTVRVNENHSVFEGHFPENPVMPGVCMLQIIKELCEQHLHTSLFLQKASQVKFTALINPNLHPQLRIHLAFNQDEETVKIKNTTTFLDGTVVLKCNAIFVERNRVHEND from the coding sequence ATGTTATTGCCTAATTTATATGAAGTTGTAAATAAAGAAGTAGATAAAGATGAGGCTGTTTCTGTGACAGTTAGGGTGAATGAAAACCATTCAGTTTTTGAAGGTCATTTTCCTGAAAATCCTGTAATGCCCGGTGTTTGTATGCTTCAAATTATAAAAGAACTTTGTGAACAACACCTGCATACATCTCTTTTTCTTCAAAAGGCTTCACAAGTAAAGTTTACCGCTTTGATAAACCCGAATCTTCATCCCCAATTAAGGATACATTTGGCATTTAATCAAGACGAAGAGACTGTAAAAATAAAAAACACAACTACCTTTCTAGATGGTACGGTGGTATTAAAATGTAATGCTATTTTTGTGGAAAGAAATCGTGTGCATGAAAACGATTGA
- a CDS encoding phosphopantetheine-binding protein has product MDALKQELKENIIEQLNLEEFTVQDIDNDDALFGDGLGLDSIDALELIVMLDKDYGIKLTDPEKSKEIFQSINVLADYIAKHRTK; this is encoded by the coding sequence ATGGACGCATTAAAGCAGGAACTGAAAGAAAATATTATAGAGCAATTAAACCTCGAAGAATTTACCGTTCAAGATATTGATAACGATGATGCACTCTTTGGTGATGGTCTGGGATTAGATTCTATTGATGCTTTAGAATTAATAGTAATGCTTGATAAAGACTACGGAATAAAACTAACCGACCCTGAAAAAAGTAAAGAAATTTTTCAGTCAATCAATGTTTTAGCAGATTATATAGCCAAACATCGCACAAAATAG
- a CDS encoding outer membrane lipoprotein carrier protein LolA: MKVKLKFFIVSVSILFVQQLHAQTELTPSEINQFKAQVAETASQTKTIVSDFVQKKEMDFLQDEAISEGELTFKAPNLIRWEYKKPYTYQVIFKGDELFVNEEGNKKVIDLRSNKLFKSFNSLLVNSIKGTMFDDEAFEISYFKIEKGFRVDFIPKDKRMRRFIASFQLTFSETDHQVTQLKLIEPSNDFTVILFDNKQINVSVLDSVFKM; the protein is encoded by the coding sequence ATGAAAGTTAAACTTAAATTTTTTATCGTTTCTGTGTCTATTCTTTTCGTGCAGCAATTACATGCGCAAACAGAGTTGACGCCTTCAGAAATAAATCAATTTAAAGCTCAAGTAGCCGAAACTGCTAGTCAAACAAAAACCATTGTTAGTGACTTTGTGCAAAAAAAAGAAATGGACTTTCTTCAAGATGAAGCGATTTCAGAAGGAGAATTAACCTTTAAAGCACCCAATCTAATTCGGTGGGAATACAAAAAACCTTATACGTATCAAGTAATTTTTAAAGGAGATGAGTTATTTGTTAATGAAGAAGGGAATAAGAAGGTGATTGATTTACGTTCAAATAAGCTTTTTAAAAGTTTCAATTCGCTTCTTGTCAACAGCATTAAAGGAACTATGTTTGATGATGAAGCTTTTGAGATTTCATACTTTAAAATTGAAAAAGGATTTAGGGTAGATTTTATTCCTAAGGATAAGAGAATGCGTCGTTTTATTGCTTCATTTCAGCTTACCTTTTCTGAAACAGACCATCAAGTAACCCAATTAAAGCTAATTGAGCCTTCAAATGATTTTACGGTTATACTCTTTGATAATAAGCAGATTAATGTTTCGGTACTTGATTCGGTTTTTAAAATGTAG
- a CDS encoding polysaccharide deacetylase family protein: MLKFIHITSLAAIALLGFIVLDWFYEISPIAYISIVLLWLLLVLLGSFNMRWQFFTSSIIKSSTSERKVAITFDDGPHPEFTPKVLQLLKLYNAKATFFCIGKHIESYPNIVKQIHVEKHKLANHSYSHATNFGFFRKNRIVEELKKTDALLEQITGMKNTWFRPPYGVTNPSIARALRDTNHTVIGWNARSYDTVLKNPTRVLNRLQKKIQPGSIILLHDTHSRCPEIVEHLLQFLKKENYDCVTIETLLNES; the protein is encoded by the coding sequence ATGCTAAAATTTATTCACATAACATCGCTCGCAGCTATTGCTTTGCTAGGTTTTATAGTACTTGATTGGTTTTATGAAATATCTCCTATTGCCTATATAAGTATTGTGTTGTTATGGCTATTGCTGGTGCTTTTAGGGTCATTTAATATGCGATGGCAGTTTTTTACATCGTCTATCATAAAAAGTTCAACCTCAGAAAGAAAAGTAGCAATAACTTTTGATGATGGTCCTCATCCCGAATTTACACCCAAAGTGTTACAATTACTGAAATTGTACAATGCAAAAGCTACCTTTTTTTGCATAGGAAAACACATAGAAAGCTACCCTAACATTGTAAAACAAATACATGTTGAAAAACATAAACTTGCAAATCATTCGTACTCTCATGCGACCAATTTTGGTTTTTTCAGAAAAAATAGGATTGTTGAAGAGCTTAAAAAAACAGATGCGTTACTTGAGCAAATTACCGGAATGAAGAATACATGGTTTAGACCGCCATACGGAGTTACCAATCCATCAATAGCTAGGGCATTGCGTGATACCAACCATACAGTAATAGGGTGGAATGCTCGCTCCTACGATACAGTGTTAAAAAATCCTACTAGGGTTTTAAATCGTTTGCAAAAGAAAATACAACCGGGCTCTATAATCTTGTTGCACGATACGCACTCTAGATGTCCAGAAATTGTGGAACATTTGTTGCAATTTCTGAAAAAAGAAAATTATGATTGTGTAACTATTGAAACACTTTTAAATGAAAGTTAA
- a CDS encoding beta-ketoacyl synthase chain length factor has translation MKPCYIHSVVSISAQESFSEDVLFSEIKNYPEFKVSAIHPSYRDYIAPAQLRRMSPAVKMGVAASKKALEISAVTQPDAIITGTGLGCIADTETFLNTVINQEEQFLTPTAFIQSTHNTVAGQIALALKCRAYNTTYVHGSVSFESALIDAQLQIETEEAKQVLVGCVDELGTKFVDYIHLVEQSQQPSINVPLGEGATFGVLSSKQKGAAAVLNAVEINSKITIDEITTKIKAFLKQNQVAIDEVDAVILGINGDGFDIYYQTITELFVNSDILQFKKYVGEFFSASGFAFWMGTKLLSGKTLPEAFYVKKVDKEPYKTVLLYNQFKGSQHSFVLLSQC, from the coding sequence ATGAAACCATGTTACATTCATAGCGTTGTAAGTATTTCGGCACAAGAGAGCTTTTCTGAAGATGTACTTTTTTCTGAAATAAAAAACTATCCAGAATTTAAAGTTTCAGCAATACACCCTTCTTATCGGGATTACATTGCACCAGCTCAATTACGTAGAATGTCACCGGCTGTAAAAATGGGTGTTGCAGCTTCAAAAAAAGCTCTGGAAATATCAGCTGTTACTCAACCTGATGCTATTATAACCGGTACCGGTTTAGGCTGTATTGCAGATACCGAAACTTTTTTAAATACTGTTATTAATCAAGAAGAACAATTTTTAACCCCCACTGCTTTTATACAATCTACACACAACACGGTTGCCGGACAAATTGCATTGGCTTTAAAGTGTAGAGCTTACAATACAACGTATGTTCACGGTTCGGTATCATTTGAGTCTGCTTTGATTGATGCGCAACTTCAAATTGAAACAGAAGAAGCAAAGCAAGTTTTGGTAGGCTGTGTTGATGAACTGGGAACCAAATTTGTAGATTACATTCATCTTGTTGAGCAAAGTCAACAGCCTTCTATTAATGTTCCGCTGGGTGAAGGTGCTACTTTTGGTGTATTATCATCCAAACAAAAAGGTGCTGCAGCAGTTTTAAATGCTGTGGAAATAAATTCAAAAATTACTATTGACGAAATCACTACTAAAATAAAAGCATTTTTAAAGCAAAACCAAGTTGCCATTGATGAGGTTGATGCAGTGATTTTGGGTATTAATGGGGATGGTTTTGACATCTATTATCAAACTATAACAGAGCTTTTTGTAAACAGCGATATTCTTCAATTTAAAAAATATGTGGGCGAATTTTTTTCGGCTTCTGGTTTCGCTTTTTGGATGGGAACTAAATTATTATCTGGTAAAACTCTTCCGGAGGCTTTTTATGTTAAGAAAGTTGATAAAGAACCCTATAAAACTGTTTTATTATACAACCAATTTAAAGGAAGCCAACACAGTTTTGTACTTTTATCACAATGCTAA